The segment CCAGCACCGCGTTCGCCGCCGCGCAGGCCAGGGCATTGCCGGTGTAGGAGTGCGAGTGCAGAAAGCCGCGCCCCACGTCCTGCTCGTCCCAGAAGGCCTGGAACACGGCATCCGCGCTCAGCACCAGGGACAGCGGCAGGGTGCCGCCGGTGATGCCTTTGGAGAGCAGCAGGAAGTCAGGCCACAAGGTATCGGCTTGGCCCCCTCGGGGGGCGGACGGCGTACCCGCCGGCCGGGAGCTCACTTGTTCCCAGGCAAAGAAGGTCCCGGTGCGGCCGCAGCCCACGGCGATCTCATCAGCGATCAGATGCACCTCGAACTCGCTGCAGAGCTGGCGCAGGCCGCGCAGGTAGTCGGGGCTGTGCATCACCATGCCGGCCGCGCCCTGGATCAGGGGCTCGACGATCAGGGCCGCGATCTGGGCGTGGCGCTGCTCAAGCAGCGTCCGCATCGCGGCCAGGGCCTGCGCCTCATTGCCCAGGCGGCTGTCGGGCGAGTCCACGATATGGGCGCGCATCAGCAGCGGGTCGTAGGCGTCGCGAAACACCGCGACATCGGTCACGGCCAGCGCGCCGATGGTCTCGCCGTGGTAGCCGTTTCGCAGGCAGACGAACTCGCGCTTTTCACTGCGGCCGCGGTTGCGCCAGCTGTGGAAGCTCTGCTTGAGCGCGATCTCCACGGCGCTGGCGCCGTCACTGGCAAAGAAGCAATGGCCCAGGGCGCCACCGGTCCGGGCCGAGAGCCGCTCGGCCAGGCGCACGGCCGGCTCGTGGGTGCAGCCGGCCAGCATCACATGCGGCAGGGTGTCGAGCTGCTGCTTGATGGCGGTGTTCAGGCAGGCGTCCGAGTGGCCGAAGAGATTGACCCACCACGAGGAACAGGCGTCAAAGTAGCGGCGGCCCTGCGCATCAAAGAGCCAGGCGCCCTCGCCGCGCATGATGGGCAGGGGCGGCAGCTTCTCGGCACGCGCCATCTGGGTGCAGGGGTGCCACACCGCATCCAGGCTGCGGCGCTGCAAGTCTTCTGGTACTGCCAAAGACATGATGTTGTTCAGCTCATCCACGGCCGGGCTTTGCATGCCCGGCCGCTTCGCCAGGCGTCGGCGAGGCCGCAGTGGCCTCACCTCGGTCCTGGCTCAGCCAGGACGGCTTGCTCTTGTTCAGGAAACTCTGCACGCCCTCGCGCCCCTCGGCGCTGGCGCGGATGTCGGCGATGCGGCGTGCGGTGTCATCGCGCAGCGCGGGCGTGATGGGCGCATGGGCCAGGTCCTGCACCAGCTTCTTGCAGGCGCGCACGGCGGCCGGGCCGTTGGCGCACAGGGCGGCGACCAGGGCGTCCACCTTCTCGTCCAGCTGCTCGGGGGTGGTCACCAGCTCATGCACCAGGCCCAGGCGATGCGCGTCGGCGGCCGAGAAGCGCTCGGCGGTGACGAAGTAGCGGCGCGAGGCCTGCTCACCCAGGGCGCGCACCACGTAGGGGCCAATGGTGGCGGGCAACAGGCCCAGCTTGGCCTCGCTGAGGCAAAAGCCCGCCGCGTCCACCGCCACCACGATGTCGGCGCAGGCCACCAGACCCACGCCGCCGGCATAGACATCGCCCTGCACCCGCGCGATCACGGGCAGCGGGCAGCTGTAGATGGTCCACAGCATCTCGGCCAGGCGACCGGCATCGGCATGGTTCTCGTCCCAGCTGTAGCCGGCCATGGCCTTCATCCAGTTGAGGTCGGCGCCGGCGCAGAAAGCCTTGCCCTCGGCGGCCAACACGATGGCCCGCAGGGCCGGGTCTTGCCCCAGGGTCTTGAAGGCCGTCGTCAGCTCGGCGATCAGGGCCTCGTTGAAGGCATTGCGCACCTCGGGGCGGCTGAGGGTGACGGTGGCCACGGCGCCGCGACGCGTGATCTTGAGGTGGGTCTCGCTCATCGCTTCGGCTCCTGCTGCAGGGTCTTGCTCATCAACACCGAGGCGTAGCGCTTGCCCGCCCACTGCACGCCGCCCTGCTCCACATAGCCGCGGCGCTGGTAGCGGGTGCGCAGGGCGGTGGCGGGCTCGGCCGTGTCCAGGGCCACCTGGGCATAGCCCTGCTCGCGCGCCCAGGCCTCGGCGGCATCCATCAGGCGTTCGGCCAGGCCCTGGCCGCGCGCCTCGGGGTGCACGGCCAGCTGGGCCAGGATGGCGGTGTCTGGCCGGGTGTAGAGCGCCGGCACCGGATCACCCAGGTACTGACCCTGCACCGGCTTGGGCGGGCCGATGGTGATGGTGCCCAGCAGGCGCCCGGCCTGCTCGGCCACAAAAGCCTGGCCGGCGGCCACGCGCTCGCGCGTGGTCTGCACGCTCTGGGTGGCGGCGGTGAAGTTCCAGCCCTGGGCCATCAGCGTGGCATAGGCCGTGTGCAGCAGGGCCGTCAGGGCCTGCAGATCGTCGCTTTCGCGCAGGGGGCGGATGTCTATGCTCACGCGGACCTCACATGCGGAAGACGCCGAACCGGGTCTCGGGGATCTCGGCATTGAGCGCAGCGGCCAGGCCCAGGGCCAGCACGCGGCGGGTGTCGGCAGGGTCGATCACGCCGTCGTCCCAGAGACGGGCGCTGGCGTAATAGGGGTGGCCCTGGTCCTCGTACTGCTGGCGGATGGGCGCCTTGAAGGCGGCCTCCTCCTCGGCGCTCCAGCGTCCGCCGGTGCGCTCGATGCCCTCGCGCTTGACGGTCGCCAGCACGCCGGCCGCCTGTTCGCCGCCCATGACGGAGATGCGGCTGTTCGGCCAGGTCCACAGGAAACGCGGCGAATAGGCCCGTCCGCACATGCCGTAATTGCCCGCGCCGTAGGAGCCGCCGATCAGCACCGTGAGCTTCGGCACATTCGCCGTCGCGACGGCGGTGACGAGCTTAGCACCGTGTTTGGCGATGCCTTCGGCCTCGTATTTGCGCCCGACCATGAAGCCGGTGATGTTCTGCAGGAAGAGGAGCGGAATGCCGCGTTGCGCGCAGAGCTCGATGAAATGCGCCCCCTTCAGCGCGGCTTCGGAAAAGAGCACGCCATTGTTGGCGATGATGCCGACGGGAAGGCCATGCAGCGCCGCGAAGCCGCAGACCAGCGTGGTGCCGAAGCGCGCCTTGAACTCATCGAAACGCGACCCGTCGACCACGCGGGCGATCACCTCGCGCACGTCATAGGGCGTGCGCGTATCGGCCGGCACGATGCCGAGCAGCTCTTCCGGATCGTAGAGCGGGGCGTCTCCGGCGCCGGATTTCGTAATCTCTGGCTTACGCATATTGAGGTTTGCGGCGATCTGCCGGGCGATTTCCAGCGCGTGGCGGTCGTCGCGGGCGAGATGGTCGGCAACGCCGGAAAGGCGGGTATGGACGTCGCCGCCACCAAGGTCTTCCGCCGTCACCACTTCGCCGGTCGCGGCCTTCACCAGCGGCGGGCCGGCGAGGAAGATCGTGCCCTGGTTTTCGACGATGACGGTCTCGTCGCTCATGGCGGGCACATAGGCCCCGCCTGCCGTGCAGCTTCCCATGACGACGGCGACCTGTGGAATGCCGGCCGCGGACATCTGCGCCTGGTTGTAGAAGATGCGGCCGAAATGATCCCGGTCGGGGAAGACCTCGTCCTGGTTCGGCAGGTTCGCCCCGCCGGAATCGACGAGGTAGATGCAGGGCAGCCGGTTTTCCGCGGCGATCTCCTGCGCGCGCAGGTGCTTCTTCACGGTGATCGGGTAATAGGTGCCGCCCTTCACCGTCGCGTCGTTGCTGACGATCATGCATTCGCGGCCGGCGACGCGGCCGATGCCCGCGATCATGCCACCGGAGGGCGAGGCGCCGTCATAGAGGCCGTGGCCGGCGGTAAGGCCGATTTCGAGGAAGGCGGAGCCGGGATCGAGCAGTTGCGCCACCCGGTCGCGCGGCAGGAGCTTGCCGCGGGAAACGTGCTTGGCGCGCGCCGCCTCGCCGCCGCCCTCGGCGATCTTGGCCAGCTTGGCATTCAGATCGTCGATGACCGCCCGCATCGCATCGGCATTGGCCTTGAAGTCGGCCGAGCGGGCATTGAGCTTGGTGGCGAGAACAGCCATCGTCTTGTCTCCTGGATCAGCCAGCCTGAGACTGGCTCAATTTGAGTCGTACGCGCCCCAGACCCATGCGGCCGGGATGCCAGAACTTCGCAGCATAAATCACGACACAGCCTGCATCAAACAATTCTTGAGCTTTCCTCAGAATTTCTACAGAATCCGGCTCATGCCTCGCACGCCGCGCTCCACCCCCACCTCGGCCACCGTGCTGCCGGCCCAGCGCCGCGCGCCGGTGAGCGCCAAGTCCGAGCAGCGGGTGCGCGACATCCTGCGCGTGGGCCGTGAGGTCTTCGCCGCCCTGGGCTACGAGCGCGCCACCACCACCGAGATCGCCCAACGCCTGGGCATTTCGGAGGCCACGGTCTTCACCTATTTCCGCGGCAAGCGCGAGCTCTGCATGCGGGTGATCGGCGACTGGTATGACGAGATCATCGGCACCATCGAAGAGGGTCTGCCGCGCGAGCGCCCCATCCGCGAGCAGCTCGAATTCATCGTCCACACCCATCTGCGCCTCTTCCTGATCCAGGGCACGGGCCTGTGCGCCCTGGTGCTCAGCGAGGGCCGCAGCAAGGGCCAGCAGGAGCTGGGCGAGGGCTTTGTGGAGCTGCAGCGGCGCTACACCCAGCCCCTGATGGACCTGCTGGCCCGCGGCCAGGCCAGCGGCGAGCTGCGCCGCGACATCCCGCTGCGCCTGCTGCGCTCCCTGGTCTTCGGCCCCATGGAGCACATGCTCTGGGAGGTGGTCATCACCGGCCGCCAGATCGAGGTGGAGCAAAGCGCCCGCGACCTGGTGGCCCTGCTCTGGCCCGCCCTGCAGGCGCCGGATGTGGAGCTGGCCCAGCTGCGCAAGACCCAGGAAGCCATGCTGGTACTGCTGCAGGGCACGGTGGGCAGCGCGGGCTGAGGCCCCAGCGCCTGTTTGCGGGACAGTCCCGCTCCCCGGGGCCAGGGCCGGCGCCTTAATATGGCCGCAGCAAGGGCGCGATCAGCACGCCCAGGGAGGCTCCCGATGAAGCTGCTGCCCTCATGGTCCGCCCGGCGGACGTTTCAGGCGCTCCTGACCCTGTGCCTGGCCCTGCCCTGCACCCCCGGCTGGCTGCAGGCCCAGACCGGCGCTCCGGCCGCCGAGCACTGGGCCTACCGCATCCAGCCCGGCGACACCCTGATCCAGCTGGCCCAGACCTATCTGGACGAGCGCCACGGCTGGCAGGACCTGCAGCGCCTGAACCGCGTGGCCGACCCCTACAAGCTGCCCCCCGGCGGCGTGCTGCGCCTGCCCCTGGCCTGGCTGCAGCGCGACAGCGCGGTGGCCCGGGTGCTGCATGTGCGGGGCGAGGCCCGGCTGCTGCGTCCGGGCAGCGCCGCCGCCGCCCTGACCGAGGGCATGAGCCTGCAGGCCGGCGACCGGCTGCAGACCGGGCCCGCCGCCTCCCTGTCCCTGCGCTTTGCGGATGGCTCGCGCCTGCTGCTCGGGGCCGACAGCCTGCTCGGCCTGGAACAGCTGCTGGTGCAGGGCCGCGGCGCGCTCACCAGCACCCAGCTGCGCCTGGAGCAGGGCGGCGCCGACAGCCGGGTGGAGCCCGGGAGCACCGTGCCCCCGCGCTACGAGCTGCGCACCCCTAGCCTGAACCTGGGCGTGCGCGGCACCGAGTTCCGGGTGCAGGCCGAGGCCGGGCGCACGGCCGTGCAGGTGCTGGCCGGCCGGGTGGCGGCGGACGCCGGCGCCCGCCCCACCGCCCGCCCCACCGCCCTAACCGCCGGCCAGGGCGCGCTGGCCCAGGCCGGCTCACCCCTGCAGGTCCAGGCCCTGCCGGCGCCGCCCGCCCTGCCGCCCACGCTGCGCGCCGAGCAGCTGCCCCTACGCCTGAGCTGGGCCGCCACGCCCCAGGCCCGGGCCTACCGCGTGCAGCTCTTTGCCGAGCAGGACTTCGACCGCCTGCTGCTGGATGGCCGCGTCAGCACGCCCGACATCGTCTGGCCCCAGGCCGCCCAGCTGCCCGATGGCCGCTACAGCCTGCGCCTGCGCAGCATCGACGCCCTCGGCCTGGAAGGCCCCGCCAGCGAAAGCATCCTGCAGCTCAAGGCCCGGCCCGAGCCGCCGCTGTGGCTGGCGCCCGGCGCCGTGGCCTATAGCGACACCCTGCGCCTGCAATGGACCGAGCCCCTGAGCGCGTGCGCCTACCGCCTGCAGCTGGCCGACAGCCCGGATTTCGCCCGCACCCTGCTGGACCGGGCCGATCTGGACCGCCCCGCGCTGGAGCTGCCCCTGCCGCCCGGCCGCTACTGGCTGCGCCTGGCCAGCCTGACAGGCACCGAGGACCAGGGCCCCTTCGGCCCGCCCCTGGCCGTGGAGCTGCGCCCCCTGCCGCCCAGCCCCGCGGCCCGCGAGCCCGATCTGGACGGCGACCAGCTGCGCCTGCGCTGGGTCGCCCAGCCCGGCCTGCGCTACCAGCTGCAGTGGAGCACCCAGGCCGACTTCGGCGATGCGCCCGCGCCCCGCGAGGTGGAGGGCGACAGCCTGCTGCTGGAGCGCCCGGCCCCGGGTCGCTACTACCTGCGCCTGCGCGGCATGGACACGCACGGCCAGGCCGGCCCCTGGGGCGAGACCCAGCGCCTGGAGGTGCCGGACCGCCGCTGGCCCTGGCTGCTGCTCCTGCCCGCCCTGCTGCTGGCGCTCTGAGCCCGGCCGCCGCCTCGCCTCATGCGCCCGCGCCTCGCCCAGCTGCCCCTGCTGGCCCTGCCCTTGCTGCTGCTGGCCGGCCTGCTGGACCTCGGCCGCGGCGCCGGCCAGGCCCTGGAGGATGCACAGCTGCGCTGGGCCGCGCCCGAGCTGCGCTACGAGGAGGTGCTGGCGGTGGACATCGACGACGCCGCGCTGCGCCGTCTCGAGCCGCGCCTGGGCCATTGGCCTTATGAACGCGGGGTCTACGCCCTGCTGCTGGACTATCTGCGCGAGGCCGGCGCCCGGCTGCTGGTGATCGATCTGGTCTTCGCCGAGCAGCGCCCGGGCGACGACAGTCTGGCCCGCGCCCTGGCGCAGCGCCCCGACTGGGTGCTGGCCACCGCCGGCCTGCGCCAGCCCCTGGGTCTGGAGGCGGCCCAGGCCGATACGCTGGGCCGCCTGGCCCTGCCCAGCGGCCTGCGTGGTCCCGCCACGCCCTGGCCGGCCCTGACCCTGCCCACGCCTGCGCTGCTCACGAGCGCCACGCCGGGCAGCGTGGGCCTGATCAGCGTGCCGCTGGACGAGGACGGACGCCTGCGCCGCCTGCCCCTGCTGCATCGCGTGGGCGAGCAGCGCCTGCCGGCCCTGGCCCTGGCGGCCCTGATGCGCGAACCCGGGGCCGGCGGCGCCCCCGGCCTGGACCACTGGCCCCTGGACGCCCAGGGCCGGGTCTTGCCCAGCCTGTCCAAACGGGCCGACGCGATCCCGCGCCTGGGCTGGGACGAGCTGATGGAAGCCGCCCTGGGCGCCCGCGAAGACGCCGCCCTGCGCCCCCTGCTGCGCGACCGGGTGATCTTCCTGGGCAGCAGCGCCTTCTTTGCCGACCAGGTGCTCACGCCCCAGGGCCTGCGTGGCGGCACGGCCCTGCAGGCCGCGGCCTATGCGGCCCTGCGTCGCGGCGACCTGCTGCGCCCTGCGCCCTGGCCCTGGCAGGGCCTGCTCTGGGCACTTGCCGCGGCGCCCCTGCTCTGGGCGGCACTGCGCCCGAGGCCCGAGCTGGCGCGCCAGGCCCTGCTCAGCGCCGCCGCCCTGGCCGCTCTGCTGGGCGCCACCGCCCTGGGTCTGGGCTGGCAGTGGCTGGCGGCACCATGTGCCCCCCTGGCCCTGCTGGGTCTGGGCCTGGCCCTGGGCGCGCTGGCCCAGCTGCGCTGGGACAGTCTGACCCAGCACCGCCTGGCCTATGAGCGCGCCGTGGCCGAAGCAGCCAGCCTGGCCAAGAGCCAGTTCCTGGCCAATGTGAGCCACGAGATCCGCACCCCCATGAACGCCCTGCTGGGCATGGCCGAGCTGCTGGCCAAGACCCCGCTGAACGAGGAGCAGCGCCGCTACGTGGAGGCCTTCCGCGGCGCAGGCCAGACCCTGTTCGAGCTGATCAACGACCTGCTGGACATCTCCAAGATCGAGGCCGGCCGCCTCAGCCTGGAGGTGGCCCCGTTCGATCTGGGCGCCCTGCTGCAGCGCTGCACCGAGCTGCTGCGATCGCGCGCCGAGGCCCAGGGGTTGAGCCTGGTGCTGGCGCTGGACCCGCGGGCCGCGGGCTGCGTGGAAGGCGACGCCCAGCGCCTGTCCCAGGTGCTGATCAATCTGCTGGGCAATGCCATCAAGTTCACCCGCGAGGGTCAGGTCATGCTGAGCGCGGAGCGCGAGCCCGATGGCAGCCTGCTGCTCACGGTGAGCGACACCGGCATCGGCATCGCGCCCAGCAAGCACGAGCTGATCTTCCAGCCTTTCACGCAGGCCGATGGCAGCGTCACGCGCTTTTACGGTGGCACGGGCCTGGGCCTGTCCATCAGCCGCAGCCTGGTGCAAATGATGGGCGGCGAGATCTGGCTGGAAAGTGCGCCGGGCCAGGGCAGCCGCTTCTTCATCCGCTTGGCCCTGCCGGCCCTCACAAGCCCGGCGCTCAGCGCCCCGGAAGCACCGCCAGCACCGGTTCCCACCGAGCTGCCGCCCCAGCACATCCTGCTGTGCGAGGACAACGAGGTGAATGTGCTGCTGGTGCAGGCCATGCTGCAGCCCGAGGGGCACCACATCACCGTGGCCGAGAACGGCGCCCTGGGCCTGCAACGCCTGCGCGAGCGGGCCTATGACCTGGTGCTGATGGATGTGCAGATGCCCGGCATGGACGGGCACAGCGCCACCCGCGAGCTGCGCCGCCTGGAGGCCCGCCTGGGCTGGCACCATGTGCCCGTGGTCGCGCTCACCGCCCATGCTTTCGCGAGCGATGTGCAGGCCAGCCGCGAGGCCGGCTGCGACGACCACCTGAGCAAGCCCATCAGCCAGTCGGCCCTGCTGGCGGCCCTGGCCCGCCATGGCCGCCCCGCCGGCCGGCCGCCCCCGGGGCCGCGGCGCCCGCCCGCGCCCGCCCTCTCCGGCGGCCCGGCGCGCGATGGCGCGCCTGACCCGCATGCCGAGGTCTT is part of the Shinella sp. XGS7 genome and harbors:
- a CDS encoding ATP-binding protein; the protein is MRPRLAQLPLLALPLLLLAGLLDLGRGAGQALEDAQLRWAAPELRYEEVLAVDIDDAALRRLEPRLGHWPYERGVYALLLDYLREAGARLLVIDLVFAEQRPGDDSLARALAQRPDWVLATAGLRQPLGLEAAQADTLGRLALPSGLRGPATPWPALTLPTPALLTSATPGSVGLISVPLDEDGRLRRLPLLHRVGEQRLPALALAALMREPGAGGAPGLDHWPLDAQGRVLPSLSKRADAIPRLGWDELMEAALGAREDAALRPLLRDRVIFLGSSAFFADQVLTPQGLRGGTALQAAAYAALRRGDLLRPAPWPWQGLLWALAAAPLLWAALRPRPELARQALLSAAALAALLGATALGLGWQWLAAPCAPLALLGLGLALGALAQLRWDSLTQHRLAYERAVAEAASLAKSQFLANVSHEIRTPMNALLGMAELLAKTPLNEEQRRYVEAFRGAGQTLFELINDLLDISKIEAGRLSLEVAPFDLGALLQRCTELLRSRAEAQGLSLVLALDPRAAGCVEGDAQRLSQVLINLLGNAIKFTREGQVMLSAEREPDGSLLLTVSDTGIGIAPSKHELIFQPFTQADGSVTRFYGGTGLGLSISRSLVQMMGGEIWLESAPGQGSRFFIRLALPALTSPALSAPEAPPAPVPTELPPQHILLCEDNEVNVLLVQAMLQPEGHHITVAENGALGLQRLRERAYDLVLMDVQMPGMDGHSATRELRRLEARLGWHHVPVVALTAHAFASDVQASREAGCDDHLSKPISQSALLAALARHGRPAGRPPPGPRRPPAPALSGGPARDGAPDPHAEVFLGAWVASWDQLSSPGAVQGAARQHLVQDLLDVARRLRAPALEGAAQVLAQALAAGAPEAALAPLEAAVAREVASALAALTARPASPAGTV
- a CDS encoding TetR/AcrR family transcriptional regulator gives rise to the protein MPRTPRSTPTSATVLPAQRRAPVSAKSEQRVRDILRVGREVFAALGYERATTTEIAQRLGISEATVFTYFRGKRELCMRVIGDWYDEIIGTIEEGLPRERPIREQLEFIVHTHLRLFLIQGTGLCALVLSEGRSKGQQELGEGFVELQRRYTQPLMDLLARGQASGELRRDIPLRLLRSLVFGPMEHMLWEVVITGRQIEVEQSARDLVALLWPALQAPDVELAQLRKTQEAMLVLLQGTVGSAG
- the bioA gene encoding adenosylmethionine--8-amino-7-oxononanoate transaminase, with translation MQSPAVDELNNIMSLAVPEDLQRRSLDAVWHPCTQMARAEKLPPLPIMRGEGAWLFDAQGRRYFDACSSWWVNLFGHSDACLNTAIKQQLDTLPHVMLAGCTHEPAVRLAERLSARTGGALGHCFFASDGASAVEIALKQSFHSWRNRGRSEKREFVCLRNGYHGETIGALAVTDVAVFRDAYDPLLMRAHIVDSPDSRLGNEAQALAAMRTLLEQRHAQIAALIVEPLIQGAAGMVMHSPDYLRGLRQLCSEFEVHLIADEIAVGCGRTGTFFAWEQVSSRPAGTPSAPRGGQADTLWPDFLLLSKGITGGTLPLSLVLSADAVFQAFWDEQDVGRGFLHSHSYTGNALACAAANAVLDRFELQGQLQANQAQAALLARAFAPLAEDARLAHLRQRGMVLAFDVKQPGERFAERFHLAARERELLIRPIGATVYLMPPYLIDAEAAHFLFKAVRATLDEVLRHG
- a CDS encoding FecR domain-containing protein; its protein translation is MKLLPSWSARRTFQALLTLCLALPCTPGWLQAQTGAPAAEHWAYRIQPGDTLIQLAQTYLDERHGWQDLQRLNRVADPYKLPPGGVLRLPLAWLQRDSAVARVLHVRGEARLLRPGSAAAALTEGMSLQAGDRLQTGPAASLSLRFADGSRLLLGADSLLGLEQLLVQGRGALTSTQLRLEQGGADSRVEPGSTVPPRYELRTPSLNLGVRGTEFRVQAEAGRTAVQVLAGRVAADAGARPTARPTALTAGQGALAQAGSPLQVQALPAPPALPPTLRAEQLPLRLSWAATPQARAYRVQLFAEQDFDRLLLDGRVSTPDIVWPQAAQLPDGRYSLRLRSIDALGLEGPASESILQLKARPEPPLWLAPGAVAYSDTLRLQWTEPLSACAYRLQLADSPDFARTLLDRADLDRPALELPLPPGRYWLRLASLTGTEDQGPFGPPLAVELRPLPPSPAAREPDLDGDQLRLRWVAQPGLRYQLQWSTQADFGDAPAPREVEGDSLLLERPAPGRYYLRLRGMDTHGQAGPWGETQRLEVPDRRWPWLLLLPALLLAL
- a CDS encoding enoyl-CoA hydratase/isomerase family protein; the encoded protein is MSETHLKITRRGAVATVTLSRPEVRNAFNEALIAELTTAFKTLGQDPALRAIVLAAEGKAFCAGADLNWMKAMAGYSWDENHADAGRLAEMLWTIYSCPLPVIARVQGDVYAGGVGLVACADIVVAVDAAGFCLSEAKLGLLPATIGPYVVRALGEQASRRYFVTAERFSAADAHRLGLVHELVTTPEQLDEKVDALVAALCANGPAAVRACKKLVQDLAHAPITPALRDDTARRIADIRASAEGREGVQSFLNKSKPSWLSQDRGEATAASPTPGEAAGHAKPGRG
- a CDS encoding GNAT family N-acetyltransferase encodes the protein MSIDIRPLRESDDLQALTALLHTAYATLMAQGWNFTAATQSVQTTRERVAAGQAFVAEQAGRLLGTITIGPPKPVQGQYLGDPVPALYTRPDTAILAQLAVHPEARGQGLAERLMDAAEAWAREQGYAQVALDTAEPATALRTRYQRRGYVEQGGVQWAGKRYASVLMSKTLQQEPKR
- a CDS encoding carboxyl transferase domain-containing protein; translation: MAVLATKLNARSADFKANADAMRAVIDDLNAKLAKIAEGGGEAARAKHVSRGKLLPRDRVAQLLDPGSAFLEIGLTAGHGLYDGASPSGGMIAGIGRVAGRECMIVSNDATVKGGTYYPITVKKHLRAQEIAAENRLPCIYLVDSGGANLPNQDEVFPDRDHFGRIFYNQAQMSAAGIPQVAVVMGSCTAGGAYVPAMSDETVIVENQGTIFLAGPPLVKAATGEVVTAEDLGGGDVHTRLSGVADHLARDDRHALEIARQIAANLNMRKPEITKSGAGDAPLYDPEELLGIVPADTRTPYDVREVIARVVDGSRFDEFKARFGTTLVCGFAALHGLPVGIIANNGVLFSEAALKGAHFIELCAQRGIPLLFLQNITGFMVGRKYEAEGIAKHGAKLVTAVATANVPKLTVLIGGSYGAGNYGMCGRAYSPRFLWTWPNSRISVMGGEQAAGVLATVKREGIERTGGRWSAEEEAAFKAPIRQQYEDQGHPYYASARLWDDGVIDPADTRRVLALGLAAALNAEIPETRFGVFRM